Proteins found in one Hypericibacter terrae genomic segment:
- a CDS encoding XdhC family protein has protein sequence MKKADDILELVSEFKARGTPFALATVVRTVSLTAAKAGAKAIITPDGRVAGGWIGGGCARAAVLAAAREALADGKPRLVSIQPKDLLDEQGLQPGEVREGIAFAKNMCPSRGTMDVFVEPLLPRASVVVLGASPVAVAIADLARRIGFAVTAAAPPADLDAFGDLDGRIEGYGVPAKVEGPRYLVVATQGRGDLAALKAALSTDSDYVAFVGSRAKAASLREQLKEDGLEATRLDRLRAPAGLDLGAIGPEEIALSVVAEIVEVRRRGQHAVAPAVRVAGRL, from the coding sequence ATGAAGAAGGCCGACGACATCCTCGAGCTGGTCTCCGAGTTCAAGGCGCGGGGGACGCCCTTCGCGCTGGCGACCGTGGTGCGCACGGTGTCGCTGACCGCGGCCAAGGCCGGCGCCAAGGCGATCATCACGCCGGACGGGCGCGTGGCGGGTGGCTGGATCGGCGGGGGCTGCGCCCGGGCGGCCGTCCTGGCGGCGGCGCGCGAAGCCCTGGCGGACGGCAAGCCGCGGCTGGTCAGCATCCAGCCCAAGGATCTGTTGGACGAGCAGGGGCTTCAGCCGGGTGAGGTGCGCGAGGGTATCGCCTTCGCCAAGAACATGTGCCCGAGCCGCGGTACCATGGACGTCTTCGTCGAGCCTCTGCTGCCGCGCGCGAGCGTGGTGGTACTGGGGGCCTCGCCGGTGGCGGTGGCGATCGCCGATCTGGCGCGGCGCATCGGCTTCGCCGTGACCGCCGCGGCCCCACCGGCGGACCTCGACGCGTTCGGCGATCTCGACGGCCGTATCGAGGGCTATGGCGTGCCGGCGAAGGTCGAGGGGCCGCGCTACCTGGTGGTGGCGACGCAAGGGCGCGGCGATCTCGCCGCCCTCAAGGCCGCGCTGTCGACCGACAGCGATTACGTCGCCTTCGTCGGCAGCCGCGCCAAGGCCGCCTCGTTGCGGGAGCAGTTGAAGGAAGACGGCCTGGAGGCGACGCGCCTCGATCGCCTGCGGGCGCCGGCCGGCCTCGATCTCGGCGCCATCGGGCCGGAAGAAATCGCACTGTCGGTGGTGGCGGAGATCGTCGAGGTGCGCCGGCGTGGACAGCATGCGGTCGCGCCCGCGGTCAGGGTCGCCGGGCGGTTGTGA
- a CDS encoding methyltransferase domain-containing protein, whose product MNDEQSGYSGLNRFDEVDATGEAEKFIAFLDRVEALPDVVARRQRSYAQLELQPGTFVAEIGCGTGTAAREMSVLVHPGGHVYGFDISGQFVTLARARAFAASAKVEFQVSDATTLPLADGCIDVYRAERVYMHLKRPETALSEAFRVLRPGGRLLIMDQDWDSLLFDGDLYATRLVTRAFADSMMNGMIARRMRGLMLETGFKDVAVVAEAMATSDGRAYGWVADTVGKAAMGSTLDPSIVEAWQQDQRQRIADDRYFVSFTHLITTARRP is encoded by the coding sequence ATGAACGACGAGCAGAGCGGTTACAGCGGCCTGAACCGCTTCGACGAGGTCGACGCGACCGGCGAAGCCGAGAAATTCATCGCGTTCCTCGACCGCGTCGAGGCCCTGCCCGACGTCGTCGCGCGCCGCCAGCGCTCCTATGCCCAGTTGGAGTTGCAACCCGGCACGTTCGTCGCGGAAATCGGCTGCGGCACGGGCACGGCGGCTCGGGAAATGTCGGTCCTGGTTCATCCGGGCGGCCATGTCTATGGCTTCGATATCAGCGGGCAGTTCGTCACGCTCGCCCGCGCCCGGGCTTTCGCCGCCAGCGCGAAAGTGGAGTTCCAGGTTTCCGATGCCACCACTCTCCCGCTGGCCGACGGCTGTATCGACGTCTATCGCGCCGAGCGCGTCTATATGCATCTGAAGCGCCCCGAGACCGCCCTGTCGGAAGCCTTCCGGGTCCTGCGCCCCGGCGGGCGCCTGCTGATCATGGACCAGGACTGGGACAGTCTGCTGTTCGACGGCGATCTCTATGCGACCAGGCTGGTCACGCGGGCCTTCGCCGATTCCATGATGAACGGCATGATCGCGCGCCGGATGCGCGGGCTCATGCTCGAGACCGGCTTCAAGGACGTTGCCGTCGTCGCGGAAGCGATGGCGACCTCGGACGGCCGGGCCTATGGCTGGGTGGCCGATACGGTGGGAAAGGCCGCCATGGGCTCGACGCTGGACCCCAGCATCGTCGAGGCCTGGCAGCAGGACCAGCGGCAGCGGATCGCCGATGACCGCTACTTCGTGTCCTTCACGCACCTGATCACAACCGCCCGGCGACCCTGA